DNA sequence from the Methylacidiphilum kamchatkense Kam1 genome:
CGCTTGGCTGTTGGTGGTGGCTTAAAAAGCGGTTTCCAAAACTCCCAGCTATTGCCCTTAGCCTTGTTTTGATGAGCTTTCTAGGCACCTTGATGCGTTCTTTGCATCTCCCAATTGAATTCCTAAAACCTATTCCCATGGCCACCTGGCCAATCACGCTCCCAACGATGAATTTTCACTGGTTTTCAACCCTAGCCAGCATGTCTTTTGCCCTCGCTTTTTTTGCTGCCGTAGAAGGCACAGGCATTGCCAGATCGCTTGCCAATAGGTCCGGAGAACCTTTAGAACTAAACCGAGATCTGTTCGCTCAGGGGATTGCGAACATCGGATGCAGCTTCTTTAGTGGTATGCCTGTATCAGGCTCCTTAACACGATCCGCATTAAACTGGGCAAGCAAACCGGCCACCCAGCTTGCCAATTTATGGAGCGGTATCCTCATGTCAGTAGCCCTGCTATTCGGAGGTCCGCTTCTAGGCTATATTCCCATTCCAGCTCTTTCGGCCCTCGTCATTAGCGCTGGACTGTCCCTTATCAATCCGAATGAAATCAAAATTGCGCTGACAGCTACGCGATTCGATTTTACGGTCTTTGTTGTCACCTTCATCGGCGCACTCCTTACTCCACTGGATTTTGCCATCGGCCTTGGTATTGGAGCTTCCATTCTGTTTTTTCTCAAACAAGCTGGGGAACCCTTTTTTGTCGAATACACTTTTGATACCGAACAGGGGGATCTAAGAGAAAAGATAAAAGGGGAAACGACCGTTCATCCTGATATTTCTATCATCCATATCGAAGGAGAACTCTTTTTTGGAGTTTCAGAACTTTTTAGAACCCAGATCAATAAGATCCTTGCTCTAAATCCAAAAATACGAGTGGTCATTTTGAGAATGCGGAATGCCCATCACCTGGATGCTACCAATGCTATGGCTTTAGAAGAATTGCATCATTGGCTCACCGAACAGGGGAAGTTTCTATTGATCAGTGGGGTGATTCGTCCTGTTTTCCGCGTCTTGAGAAACTCTGGGGTCTTAGATCGAATCGGTAGAAAAAATGTGTTCCCACTGATTCCTACCCAACCCAATCTTTCGACTCGCCAGGCCCTCATCAGGGCTCAAGAACTTTTGGGCAAAAAGGAGAGTGAAGTCAAAATTTTCTTCGAAAAACTCCCTAAAAAATGATCCTCTTTTTTTGCCCCATGCGATCCAATAGCAGCAACAGATCCCACACGCAGTAGCCTAGGGAGGACTAGCTGGCTTAAGCCGCTACTCCTTTTGCACCTCTCTAGGCCTAAACGGCTGGGTTGATCGCACCCATGGTCAAAAAAAAAGCGTTTTAGCTAGAGGGCTTGATTCTAGCAAAAAATCTTTTCCCGCATCTTAAAACAGCATCTGGTTGGATCTCAACGGACTGGTGGATATCGGTAACCTTCTTGCCTTGATAAGAGACTCCACCCTGAGTGATCAATCTTCTGGCTTCTGATTTGCTTTTTACTGCTCCCACAGCCACTAATAGCTCTACAATCGGCATCTGTTTTTGAGAGAAGCAAAACTCAGGCATCTCTTCGGGAAGTTCTTTCTTGGAAAATACTCGCTCAAATTCCGTTCTGGCTTTGATGGCTTCTTCCTTCCCATAAAAAAGAGTCACAATTTTTTCTGCCAGCCTTTTCTTTTCTTCCATCGGATTAGCAAGGGGATCTACTTCTTCTCCGAAAAGAACCAGAAACCATCTTTTCATTAGACTGTCTGAAATGCTCATGGTTTTACCAAAGATTTCCTTCGGAGGCTCCGTAATCCCGATATCGTTTCCTAAAGACTTACTCATTTTTCTTGAGCCATCCAAGCCCTCCAAAATAGGAAGAGTTATCACCACTTGGGGATTCTGGCCTTCTTCCTTTTGAAAATCTCTTCCTAGCAACATATTGAAGAGCTGATCCCTTCCACCAATTTCAATATCAGCCTTCACCATGACCGAATCCCAAGCCTGCAAGAGCGGATAAAATAGTTCATGAAGGAAGATGGATTGATCAGCAGTGAACCGGTCATGAAAATCCTGCCTGTGCAGAAGCTGATTGACCGTCACTCTTCTTCCTAGGCCGAGCAGTTCTTCGGCGGATAGGCGCCCAAACCAGCTGCCGTTCCAAAAAATTTCCGTGCGCTCTTTATCAAGGATTTTGAAAGCCTGCTCAGTATAGGTTTGGGCATTCTTAAGGATCTGTTCCTTGGGCACCAGCGGCCTTGTAGTGTTTCTTCCGCTTGGGTCACCAATCGAAGCAGTAAAATCACCAATCACTAGAAGCACTTGATGGCCTAAGTCTTGAAATTGCCTGAGCTTCAACAAGGAAAGGGCATGACCAAGATGAAGATTGGCTGAGGTTGGATCCACGCCAAACTTGATCCGCAACTTTTTTCCGCTACTAAGGAGCTTGTCTAGCTCTTCTTCTGAAATGACCTGTTCGGTACCTCTAGTCAATATCTTTAAAAGAGGGTGCATCGCTCAATGGTGACCTCCATGGCCTTTCGTTCAAAAAGATAGGAACCTAGCTTTCTCTTAGGAGATTTTATCCCTGGGTGGAATCTTTTTTTTCGGATTTTGCCCCAGTGACGATGATGCGCCTGCCCATAACCTCTATTCTATTGAGAATAGTCACAGCTTTGCGAGCGGAATCAAGATCTGCCATTTCTACAAACCCAAAACCTTTGGTACGATTCGTCCTTCTATCTCGGATAATCTCCACATTTTTTATTGGTCCGACTTTGGCAAAAATCTCAAACAGATCGCTATCGGTTAAATTATAAGGAAGATTCCCCACGTAGAGCTTGGTGGAAGTAACCAGCTCTTCGATAGACTGTGTAGGAGGTGGAGTCTGCTCTTCTTTTTGTTCTTCTAGGCTCTCAGCAACTGTTTTTGTTTCGGTAGGCTCAGTGCTTTGATCCGCGGTAGCCTTCGGTGACCATTCCTGATAGGTCGCTACCTGCTCTTTAGATTTAGCCACAGTCGCTTTGCTTAGTGCCTTTGCGTCTGTATAAGACTTCTCTGGAACTTTCCTATCTTCGGTTTTTGTCTCCTCCTTTTTATCCGTTCGTTTTGTAAGAGCAACAGATTTGGTCGGGTGCGAACCAAAAAGATTTCCAAAATAGGAGGAAATCTTTTCTTTTAAACTCTTCCAAAAAGAAGTTTTGACTTTTTTTGTCTCTTCGGAACGTAAGGCATACCGATTTTTTCTGGAATATCTTCGAGAAGAATCTTTTCTGTAAGTACTTCTTAATTGACGATCTTTCATTGTTGTTTCCTTTCTTAAGGAATCCAGCAGTTGGATGAGGATAATTATTGGCTGCGGATGGTTCCCTTCTTTTTATTTGAGAAAAAGCAAATGAGAATAACCGTTTTGTGTAAACACCTTTGCACACGGCTAAAATAAAGAATAGTCCCAAGAAAAAAAAGAGAGAAGGCCTATTATGGTCTTTCCTGCGCGTGGGCACAGGAAAAAACGCATTCTCTTCTAAAAGAAGGAACGTATGCGGGTGAATTATTCCTTCCCTTTCATCCATACTGGATTCACATTGTATTGAATTGCCCTTCAATCTTATACCTTCTTTTTTGGCTATTGTACCTGTTTTTAGCCACCAACTAAGTGATAACATTCCGTTCACTAACCCCCGCAGGCCTTTTGATTTATTTCCCGCTATAAAAAAATAGAATAAAATGGGATTTGTTCAAAATTTTTTCATTTAATTTTGGATTTTCATTCAAAAGTCACCTCAAGCCCTTTATTAAGGCTCCTTTTGATTTCTTAAAAAAGTGGCCACGCGTAGGCAAAAAGTCTATGTCAGGAGGCTTAATCGGCTAAAAAATATCTTCAGGAATCAAAAGAGAAAACTTAGGGACAGGGATCACAATCAGAGAACCTTCTGAATCAATGCCAAAATAAGAGCCTTCGACGACGCTAGGTCTCGAATAGAAATGATGGCTTGAATAACGGAACTTTTCTCCCATCTTCAACCTTGGATAAGTCCCAACAATCCCCATGCCTTCAATTACCGTTTTTTCACCTAAGTCGTTGGTCACTATCCATTTTCTACCTTTTAAGAGCACTGTTTTGGGACTAAAATTCAGAATCGAAATATAATAAAAACAGACATAAAGATAATTGGAAGAATGGCTTTTGGAGCGTTCATATTCGAGATGTTCAATAATTACTTTGATCTCATTGACTTTTAAAAATTCTTCCATTTGAATCTTTATTTGTTTTTCTTTGTATCCATTTTATCTTATTTCTAGGATCTAACAAGATGATTGGCGTACTTATTATTGGTGGATCAGATTGCAGTTGCGGAGCGGGCATACAAGGCGATTTAAAAACTGTTACTAACCTTGGAGCTTACGGAACAACCATTGTCACCAGCGTTGTTGCCGAGCATCCTGGCCGCGTTGAAGCCTTATATCCCCTCCCCTTTTCGATTATTGAATCTCAGTTTCATTCCATTCTAGACTTTTTTCCGATCTCAGCAATCAAAATTGGGATGCTTTATAAAAAAGAACTCCCAGAAAAAATTGCGGAATTAATCCAAAAATTTAGCATTAAAGCTCCCATAGTCATTGATCCGGTGCTAGCTGCCGGAAACGGAGATCCCCTTGCCGAACCTGGAATGGAAGAAGAACTGCCTAAAAACCTTTTTCCCTTAGCCACACTCGTCACTCCCAACATAGAAGAAGCCGAGATACTGAGCGGTTTTATAATTGAAGGTCCAGAAGACTTACCTATAGTAGCTCAAGATTTGGCTGAACAGTACAACACCTCCTTCATGATCAAAGGTGGGCATCTCCAAGGGAAAACGACACTCGATGTGCTCCACCACAATGGCAAAACCTACTCGTTTGAATTGCCGCGGATTTTTTCTGCCAATCCCCATGGAACGGGCTGTTCTATGGCTTCTATGATTGCTGTTTTTCTTGCCCAAGGCTTAGAAGTACCTAACGCGGTAGAAAAAGCCAAACACACCCTCTATGAAAAAATAAAAAGAGAAATCCAAATCGGTCCCTTTTATTTTTTGCCTCCACAATGAGGTTTTTAGGAAACTTCCGGTTAATCTCCTAACCGAAGGACAATCTTGCCGAAATGCTTGCCACTTTCTAAGCGCAGAAATGCCTCCTTGTATTGAGAAAAAGGAAAGACGGTATCGATTAAGGGTTTAATTCCCAATGTGGTAATGGCTCTATTCATCGCCTCGAACATCAGCCGATTCCCGACATAGATCCCATGGATTTTTGCTTGTCTCATAAGAAGAGATACCACATCAATCTGGGCTTTTAATCCAACCAAAATCCCAATCGAACAGATCATCCCCCCATGTTTGACAGCCTTAATGCTTTCCTCCAAATCCCCACCCAGTACGTCGATCAGTACGTCGGCACCTCTTCCCTCCGTCAGCTCCCGGACTTTTCTATGCCAATTCTTCTCCCTGGTGATATTTATGCCCTCCTTGGCTCCCAGTCCTTTGGCTTTTTCTATTTTTTCGTCACTCCGTGATAGAAAGATCACTTGAGCCCCACAGGCCATCGCAAATTGCAGAGAAAAAAGGCTTACGCCTCCACTGCCCTGTACCACGACAGTTTGCCCAGGAGAGACGGCCGCTTCTTCTACAACCCCATTCCAGGCTGTCAGTGCTGCACAAGGGAGCGTAGCCGCTTCTTCAAAACTAAGATTTTTAGGAATCGGTAGCGCCCCCTCTTCTTTCAAAAAGATATATTCGGCAAGGGTACCATCCAGAGGACCGCCCAGCACGGATTGACCGTATTTTTTTTCGAACGGACCCGCTAGCCAGTCTTGAAAAAAAGTTCCAACAACCCTATCCCCAGGTCGAAAGGACTGGACTGCTTTGCCCACCGCCACTACTTCGCCCGCTCCATCAGAGCACGGAATCAAAGGCAAAGCTTGATCGGGGTTATACAGCCCTTTGACCATCAACAAATCCCTATAGTTCAAAGAAACTG
Encoded proteins:
- a CDS encoding zinc-dependent alcohol dehydrogenase family protein, with amino-acid sequence MKAVRIYTFGLGGLVMEDLADPREPKDKEILVRLRAVSLNYRDLLMVKGLYNPDQALPLIPCSDGAGEVVAVGKAVQSFRPGDRVVGTFFQDWLAGPFEKKYGQSVLGGPLDGTLAEYIFLKEEGALPIPKNLSFEEAATLPCAALTAWNGVVEEAAVSPGQTVVVQGSGGVSLFSLQFAMACGAQVIFLSRSDEKIEKAKGLGAKEGINITREKNWHRKVRELTEGRGADVLIDVLGGDLEESIKAVKHGGMICSIGILVGLKAQIDVVSLLMRQAKIHGIYVGNRLMFEAMNRAITTLGIKPLIDTVFPFSQYKEAFLRLESGKHFGKIVLRLGD
- a CDS encoding RNA-binding protein; translated protein: MKDRQLRSTYRKDSSRRYSRKNRYALRSEETKKVKTSFWKSLKEKISSYFGNLFGSHPTKSVALTKRTDKKEETKTEDRKVPEKSYTDAKALSKATVAKSKEQVATYQEWSPKATADQSTEPTETKTVAESLEEQKEEQTPPPTQSIEELVTSTKLYVGNLPYNLTDSDLFEIFAKVGPIKNVEIIRDRRTNRTKGFGFVEMADLDSARKAVTILNRIEVMGRRIIVTGAKSEKKDSTQG
- the thiD gene encoding bifunctional hydroxymethylpyrimidine kinase/phosphomethylpyrimidine kinase, with the protein product MIGVLIIGGSDCSCGAGIQGDLKTVTNLGAYGTTIVTSVVAEHPGRVEALYPLPFSIIESQFHSILDFFPISAIKIGMLYKKELPEKIAELIQKFSIKAPIVIDPVLAAGNGDPLAEPGMEEELPKNLFPLATLVTPNIEEAEILSGFIIEGPEDLPIVAQDLAEQYNTSFMIKGGHLQGKTTLDVLHHNGKTYSFELPRIFSANPHGTGCSMASMIAVFLAQGLEVPNAVEKAKHTLYEKIKREIQIGPFYFLPPQ
- a CDS encoding ApaG domain-containing protein: MEEFLKVNEIKVIIEHLEYERSKSHSSNYLYVCFYYISILNFSPKTVLLKGRKWIVTNDLGEKTVIEGMGIVGTYPRLKMGEKFRYSSHHFYSRPSVVEGSYFGIDSEGSLIVIPVPKFSLLIPEDIF
- the tyrS gene encoding tyrosine--tRNA ligase; translated protein: MHPLLKILTRGTEQVISEEELDKLLSSGKKLRIKFGVDPTSANLHLGHALSLLKLRQFQDLGHQVLLVIGDFTASIGDPSGRNTTRPLVPKEQILKNAQTYTEQAFKILDKERTEIFWNGSWFGRLSAEELLGLGRRVTVNQLLHRQDFHDRFTADQSIFLHELFYPLLQAWDSVMVKADIEIGGRDQLFNMLLGRDFQKEEGQNPQVVITLPILEGLDGSRKMSKSLGNDIGITEPPKEIFGKTMSISDSLMKRWFLVLFGEEVDPLANPMEEKKRLAEKIVTLFYGKEEAIKARTEFERVFSKKELPEEMPEFCFSQKQMPIVELLVAVGAVKSKSEARRLITQGGVSYQGKKVTDIHQSVEIQPDAVLRCGKRFFARIKPSS
- a CDS encoding SulP family inorganic anion transporter; its protein translation is MAPKDGFRFKRNIKFLIRRAIPSFNRWKGRFIEQIQDLHFDLAPFRDTIKNYSKEKFQIDFKAGINVALLSIPQGMAYALIAGLPVQYGLYACAISSLLGPLFQSSRYVVLGPTNATSVLLFSTYLNIQKQVDKLSTLPFVLLFVGIILILVSLFRMAGLTQYVSRTVIVGYITGASFLIIAGQLHRVMGFELSEAYTFFDIVVQTLSRLHLIQWPSVAIGICSLGCWWWLKKRFPKLPAIALSLVLMSFLGTLMRSLHLPIEFLKPIPMATWPITLPTMNFHWFSTLASMSFALAFFAAVEGTGIARSLANRSGEPLELNRDLFAQGIANIGCSFFSGMPVSGSLTRSALNWASKPATQLANLWSGILMSVALLFGGPLLGYIPIPALSALVISAGLSLINPNEIKIALTATRFDFTVFVVTFIGALLTPLDFAIGLGIGASILFFLKQAGEPFFVEYTFDTEQGDLREKIKGETTVHPDISIIHIEGELFFGVSELFRTQINKILALNPKIRVVILRMRNAHHLDATNAMALEELHHWLTEQGKFLLISGVIRPVFRVLRNSGVLDRIGRKNVFPLIPTQPNLSTRQALIRAQELLGKKESEVKIFFEKLPKK